From Pseudomonas sp. G.S.17, the proteins below share one genomic window:
- a CDS encoding ParA family protein has product MRRVVFNQKGGVGKSSIACNLAAVSAQQGYRTLLVDLDAQANSTQYLTGLTGNDIPMGIADFFKNTLSSGPFAKKNHVDIYETPFDNLHVVTATAELADLQPKLEAKHKINKLRKLLDELDGDYERIYLDTPPALNFYAVSALIAADRVLIPFDCDSFSRQALYGLIKEIDELKEDHNEELQVEGIIVNQFQPRASLPQQILDELIAEGLPVLPVYLNASVKMRESHQASTPLIYLDARHKLTQQFVELHTLLEAKP; this is encoded by the coding sequence ATGCGTCGGGTGGTATTCAATCAGAAAGGCGGCGTTGGCAAGTCCAGCATTGCCTGTAATCTGGCTGCGGTCAGCGCCCAACAAGGCTATCGGACGCTTTTGGTCGATCTTGATGCCCAGGCTAATTCAACCCAATACCTGACTGGCCTGACCGGCAACGATATCCCTATGGGAATCGCGGATTTTTTCAAGAACACCCTGTCTTCCGGGCCTTTCGCCAAGAAAAACCATGTCGATATCTACGAGACGCCCTTCGACAACCTGCATGTGGTGACGGCCACCGCAGAGCTGGCCGACCTGCAGCCCAAGCTCGAGGCCAAGCACAAGATCAACAAGCTCAGGAAATTGCTCGACGAGCTGGACGGCGATTACGAACGCATCTATCTGGATACACCGCCAGCGCTCAACTTCTATGCGGTTTCAGCGCTGATCGCGGCTGATCGCGTCCTGATCCCCTTCGATTGCGACAGCTTTTCCCGACAGGCACTTTATGGCCTGATCAAGGAAATCGACGAGCTGAAAGAGGATCACAACGAAGAGCTGCAAGTGGAGGGGATTATCGTTAATCAGTTCCAGCCCCGAGCGAGCCTGCCGCAGCAGATTCTCGATGAACTGATTGCCGAAGGATTACCGGTCTTGCCGGTGTATTTGAACGCTTCGGTAAAAATGCGTGAGTCGCATCAGGCGAGCACGCCACTGATCTACCTCGATGCGCGGCACAAACTGACCCAGCAGTTTGTGGAGTTGCATACGCTGCTTGAAGCGAAGCCGTAG
- a CDS encoding transcriptional regulator, which produces MSALIKQAAEHWQFVSPLLRKPVNEADYDALAGSLDELLAIIGEDETHPLGSLTELIGDLIEAYDHEHRPLPAVSGVETLRYLMREHGCSQGDLPEVGTQSVISEILSGKRQLNVRQIKLLAERFSVPVAVFFN; this is translated from the coding sequence ATGAGTGCTCTCATCAAACAGGCCGCTGAGCATTGGCAGTTTGTATCCCCCCTGTTGCGCAAACCGGTTAATGAAGCGGATTACGATGCCTTGGCTGGCTCGCTGGACGAGCTACTGGCAATTATTGGCGAAGACGAAACTCACCCGCTGGGCAGCCTGACAGAGCTGATCGGGGACTTGATTGAAGCATATGACCATGAGCATCGGCCTTTGCCTGCTGTCTCAGGTGTTGAAACATTGCGCTATTTGATGCGTGAACACGGTTGTTCTCAAGGGGATCTACCGGAAGTCGGGACCCAATCAGTTATTTCCGAAATCCTGAGCGGGAAACGTCAACTTAACGTTAGACAGATAAAGCTTCTGGCGGAGAGATTTTCTGTTCCCGTGGCGGTATTTTTTAACTGA
- a CDS encoding PAAR domain-containing protein encodes MSYVVREGDPTTSGGFVLSASATELMELRRFARMGDPVWCSACARVGYIAEGNPTYIDEFVAVATHGHLVQCGCKPGSNTLIATQQIIQADMDAAITIPAELAEQAQAKAERINRSIKDGTIRCKLFAPIPDVI; translated from the coding sequence ATGTCATATGTAGTCAGGGAAGGCGATCCAACCACCAGCGGCGGTTTTGTCCTGAGCGCATCCGCCACGGAGTTGATGGAACTGCGGCGGTTTGCCCGCATGGGCGATCCGGTCTGGTGCTCGGCGTGTGCACGCGTCGGGTACATCGCCGAAGGCAACCCCACGTACATTGACGAATTCGTTGCCGTCGCCACCCACGGCCATTTGGTGCAATGCGGCTGCAAGCCGGGGTCCAACACGCTCATCGCGACCCAGCAGATCATTCAGGCTGATATGGACGCCGCCATCACGATTCCTGCCGAACTCGCCGAGCAGGCGCAAGCGAAAGCCGAGCGGATCAACCGCTCAATCAAGGACGGAACCATACGCTGCAAGTTGTTTGCGCCGATTCCGGATGTCATTTAG
- a CDS encoding IS110 family transposase, with product MARKNQQKRLRIVHDDCAGIDIGSREHWVGVDPDRCDNPVRSFSTFTDDLLGLADWLESLSISVVAMEATGVYWIPLFEILDARGFDVYLVNSRATRQISGRKSDVLDCQWIWQLMSYGLLRGAFRPSDAICSMRSIVRQRANKVRDQAQTLNRMQKALSQMNIQLANVISNIAGVTGMKILRAIIEGERNPQKLAAFRDRRIKADHETIERSLRGNWRLEHLHALAQEVACYDFLEGQIAECDQAIRQVLEQLPTLNDKPQPSTKALRSPHRSSSEQAGLHQALWKIMGVDLTAIPTLGVDTALVLASEIGPDLSRFPTSGHFCSWLGLAPPTRISGGRQLPGSGPKVLNRAAQALKQAASNARNDKSFIGASHRSRLARMDTSCAIKATAHQLARLIYAMLTKGQPYVEQGMEAYEAKTQDRQMRALLRKARKLGLELVKAA from the coding sequence ATGGCGCGCAAGAACCAGCAGAAACGTTTACGAATTGTTCACGATGACTGTGCGGGCATCGATATTGGCAGTCGTGAGCATTGGGTTGGCGTCGACCCTGATCGATGCGATAACCCGGTGCGCAGTTTTTCCACCTTTACCGACGACTTGCTCGGTTTGGCCGACTGGCTCGAATCGCTAAGTATCAGCGTGGTCGCGATGGAGGCGACCGGGGTTTACTGGATTCCCCTGTTCGAAATTCTGGATGCCCGCGGATTCGACGTCTATCTGGTCAACTCCCGGGCCACACGCCAGATATCGGGCCGTAAATCTGACGTGCTGGATTGCCAGTGGATTTGGCAGCTCATGAGCTATGGCCTTCTGCGGGGGGCCTTCCGACCTTCGGACGCCATCTGCTCCATGCGTTCGATAGTGCGCCAGCGCGCCAATAAAGTTCGCGATCAGGCTCAAACGCTCAACCGTATGCAGAAGGCGTTGAGCCAGATGAATATCCAGCTCGCCAATGTGATCAGCAATATCGCGGGTGTGACGGGAATGAAAATCCTGCGCGCCATTATCGAGGGTGAGCGTAATCCACAAAAGCTGGCCGCTTTTCGAGATCGGCGCATCAAGGCTGATCACGAAACCATTGAGCGCAGTTTACGAGGCAACTGGCGCCTGGAACACCTGCATGCCCTGGCTCAGGAAGTGGCTTGCTACGACTTTCTTGAAGGGCAGATCGCTGAGTGCGACCAAGCGATCAGACAGGTGCTTGAACAATTGCCGACACTCAACGACAAGCCTCAGCCCTCGACCAAGGCGCTGCGCAGTCCGCATCGTTCTTCATCGGAGCAAGCCGGTTTGCATCAGGCTCTCTGGAAAATCATGGGAGTTGATCTGACGGCTATTCCGACCCTCGGCGTAGATACGGCCTTGGTGCTCGCCAGTGAGATCGGCCCTGACTTGTCACGTTTTCCGACATCGGGACACTTTTGTTCCTGGCTGGGTCTTGCGCCCCCGACCCGAATATCAGGCGGTAGACAGCTGCCCGGCAGTGGTCCCAAAGTCCTGAATCGAGCAGCCCAGGCGTTGAAGCAAGCCGCCTCCAATGCGCGCAATGACAAAAGCTTCATCGGTGCCAGCCATCGTTCGCGTTTGGCAAGGATGGACACCAGCTGTGCGATCAAGGCAACCGCCCACCAACTTGCCCGCTTGATCTACGCAATGCTGACCAAAGGCCAGCCTTACGTTGAACAAGGAATGGAGGCTTACGAAGCCAAGACCCAAGACAGGCAGATGCGGGCCTTGCTGCGCAAGGCCCGCAAGTTGGGATTGGAACTGGTGAAAGCTGCGTGA
- a CDS encoding lysophospholipid acyltransferase family protein, whose translation MELATQPLNRGRDAYYWRLLATAMSFALFGVGGLCLRLVVFPILGWLPGDALAHRQRARRTIGWLFWLFIRIMARLGVLTYDVQGAERLGRPGQMIIANHPSLIDVVFLIGLVRDANCVVKRSLWKNPFTCGPVCATEYISNDGNVDMLDNAADALRSGQTLIIFPEGTRTQPGQAPEFHRGAASIALRGARVITPVVIKVSPTTLTKAEPWYRIPQRRVHFSLCVGPDIDPQAFAALGPAPVASRKLNDYLHHYFIKELASDERSAP comes from the coding sequence ATGGAATTGGCAACGCAGCCGCTGAATAGAGGCCGCGACGCCTACTATTGGCGTCTGCTGGCCACCGCGATGTCCTTTGCCCTGTTCGGGGTGGGGGGACTGTGCCTGCGCCTGGTAGTTTTCCCGATTCTGGGCTGGTTGCCGGGCGATGCCCTCGCCCACCGGCAACGGGCCAGACGCACCATTGGCTGGTTATTCTGGCTGTTCATTCGCATCATGGCCCGCCTCGGCGTGCTGACCTATGACGTTCAAGGCGCAGAAAGGCTGGGCCGTCCGGGCCAGATGATCATCGCCAATCATCCTTCGCTGATCGATGTGGTGTTCCTGATCGGGCTGGTGCGCGACGCCAACTGCGTGGTCAAACGCAGCCTCTGGAAGAACCCGTTCACCTGCGGCCCGGTGTGTGCCACCGAGTACATCAGCAACGACGGCAACGTCGACATGCTGGATAACGCCGCAGACGCCTTGCGCAGCGGGCAGACACTGATCATTTTCCCGGAAGGCACCCGCACCCAGCCGGGTCAGGCTCCGGAATTTCACCGTGGCGCGGCTTCGATTGCCCTGCGTGGTGCCCGCGTGATCACGCCGGTGGTGATCAAGGTCAGCCCGACAACATTGACCAAGGCCGAGCCCTGGTACCGCATCCCCCAGCGTCGCGTGCATTTCAGCCTGTGCGTCGGACCCGATATAGATCCACAAGCCTTTGCTGCCCTTGGCCCGGCGCCCGTCGCCTCGCGCAAGCTCAACGATTACCTGCATCACTATTTCATCAAGGAGCTCGCCTCAGATGAGCGATCTGCACCGTGA
- a CDS encoding phosphopantetheine-binding protein has translation MSDLHRDIKQLIIDALGLEDISTHDIGNDQILFGEGLGLDSVDALELGLAIQKRYGIKIDADAKDTRDHFTSVDSLAAFVSARQVA, from the coding sequence ATGAGCGATCTGCACCGTGACATCAAACAGTTGATCATCGACGCCCTGGGCCTGGAAGACATCAGCACCCACGACATCGGCAACGATCAAATCCTGTTCGGCGAAGGCCTTGGACTGGACTCCGTTGACGCCCTGGAGCTGGGCCTGGCCATCCAGAAGCGCTACGGCATCAAGATCGATGCCGACGCCAAGGACACCCGCGATCATTTCACCAGCGTGGACAGCCTTGCGGCGTTTGTCAGCGCCCGGCAAGTGGCCTGA
- a CDS encoding type II toxin-antitoxin system HigB family toxin has protein sequence MRVITEKRIWKAKAKWPRSAIALDTWYRVIKVSRPDDFAAMKAVFPSVDKVGPLHVFDIGGNKVRLIAWVHYSAQRLYIKHVLDHSEYDKGKWKE, from the coding sequence ATGCGGGTAATTACTGAAAAGCGAATATGGAAAGCGAAGGCCAAATGGCCGCGCTCAGCTATCGCCCTGGATACTTGGTATCGAGTCATCAAGGTCAGTAGGCCAGACGACTTTGCTGCGATGAAGGCGGTGTTTCCCTCTGTGGATAAGGTCGGGCCACTGCACGTTTTTGACATCGGAGGCAATAAGGTGCGCTTGATTGCATGGGTGCATTACTCCGCTCAGCGGCTCTATATCAAGCATGTCCTCGACCATTCTGAATACGACAAGGGCAAATGGAAGGAGTAA
- a CDS encoding beta-ketoacyl synthase chain length factor: protein MITFNIAQWRAWAPGLADVEKWQQWSQQPTLLHSSDEAPDVSFLPAMQRRRLGRMARMAFAVGWPLAEGHERLPLVFVSRHGETPRTFEILCDVATEQPLSPTQFSLSVHNSVIGLWSIMRGETSEMTALAATGDGLEHGAFEAAALLAEGAPAVLLVITEEQPPEAYADWIDDVPFPYAVGLLLTPGDDWQLSLNANAEELPRSPWPHALNLLCALNTAQTACQHPWKNRLWNWQRSR from the coding sequence TTGATCACGTTCAACATCGCACAATGGCGCGCCTGGGCCCCCGGCCTGGCGGACGTCGAAAAGTGGCAGCAGTGGAGCCAACAACCGACGCTATTACACAGCAGCGATGAGGCTCCGGACGTGTCATTTCTGCCGGCCATGCAGCGTCGGCGGCTGGGGCGTATGGCCCGCATGGCCTTTGCGGTGGGCTGGCCATTGGCCGAAGGGCATGAACGTCTGCCGCTGGTGTTCGTGTCACGCCATGGTGAAACGCCTCGCACCTTTGAAATTCTCTGCGATGTCGCGACCGAGCAGCCGCTGTCACCCACCCAATTCAGCTTGTCGGTACACAACTCGGTGATTGGCCTGTGGTCGATCATGCGTGGCGAAACCAGCGAAATGACCGCCTTGGCGGCCACCGGCGATGGCCTGGAGCACGGCGCATTCGAAGCCGCCGCCTTGCTGGCCGAAGGCGCGCCTGCGGTATTGCTGGTGATTACCGAGGAACAGCCTCCCGAAGCCTATGCCGACTGGATCGACGACGTGCCGTTTCCCTATGCCGTGGGCCTGCTGCTGACACCCGGCGACGACTGGCAGCTGTCATTGAATGCCAATGCCGAAGAACTTCCGCGTAGCCCGTGGCCCCATGCTTTGAATCTGTTGTGCGCGCTCAACACTGCCCAGACAGCCTGCCAACATCCCTGGAAGAACCGGTTATGGAATTGGCAACGCAGCCGCTGA
- the mscK gene encoding mechanosensitive channel MscK, with product MLPLRTFFAAILLGLCLSSLPVLAADPPTSEAVQQSLDKIADRKLPDADQKALQQVLEQTLTFLANKRESEQKLTSLKQQLAEAPKQTGENQRELVRLKASKVIPVAQRYNNLDVPQLEQLLSQRSTQQSDLQKALNDASSLVITAQTRPERAQAEISTNQTRIQQINTLLKMGKDNGKSLSAEQRNLLNAELAAINALTVLRRQELAGNSQLQDLGNSQHDLLTEKVARQEQEIQELQTLINDKRRAQSQQTVTQQSLAAEKAGSSSLLATESAANLKLSDYLLRGTDRLNELTQQNLKTKQQLDNLTQSDQALDEQINVLRGSLLLSKILYKQKQALPHLQLDKGLADEIADIRLYQFEVNQQREQMSSPASYVEKLLATQPPEDVTPLLRKTLMDMATTRSDLLERLNRELSSLLNESITLQLNQKQLVSTAMSLRETLDEQMFWIPSNKPLDIEWFQGIWPRLQKQVTTLPWASSVSELSDGLTQRPLLFLPLLLLIGVLTWKRKALYHKLNRLHADIGHFKRDSQWQTPLAILINILLAMPLALALALCGYALQIDARGQNANLGAALLQISLAWLVFYTAYRILAPGGVAQLHFRWEKAQVEFLQRWIRRLGLVVLALVAVVAVAEHQPAALADDVLGIGVVLACYGLMAWLLSRLLLVSPTHHNASLFRRAVGLAFTALPIALFVAVCFGYYYTALKLSDRLIDTLYLLMFWLVVEAAFVRGLGVAARRLAYQRALAKRQAAKESGDGDMVVEEPTLDIEQVNQQSLRLIRLALLAGFIGALYWVWSDLITVFSYLDNITLYEYTSGTGATMSMVPISLGDMIGALVIIVITFVLASNLPGLLEVLVLSRLSLAQGSAYATTTLLSYAIAGVGFVSTLSALGVSWDKLQWLVAALSVGLGFGMQEIFANFISGIMILFERPVRIGDTITIGNLSGTVSKIRIRATTITDFDRKDIIVPNKTFITGQLINWSLTDTITRVTLKLGVDYGSDLELVRRLLLKAAQDNPRVLKDPAPIVYFLSFGESTLDHELRMHVRDLGDRNPVLDEINRFISSEFKKQHINISFRQMEVYLKNLHGQEYKLVPVEDEPSNPNGPLKLDQESTDEPVKTTTPIKPAPKDAPEPPELRLD from the coding sequence ATGTTGCCCCTGCGTACTTTCTTTGCTGCCATTCTGCTCGGCCTGTGCCTGTCTTCACTTCCTGTTCTGGCTGCTGACCCGCCCACCAGCGAAGCGGTGCAGCAAAGCCTGGATAAAATCGCCGACCGCAAACTGCCGGACGCCGATCAAAAAGCCTTGCAGCAGGTGCTTGAACAGACCCTGACGTTTCTGGCCAACAAGCGCGAAAGCGAGCAGAAGCTGACGTCGCTCAAGCAGCAACTGGCTGAAGCGCCCAAGCAGACCGGCGAAAACCAGCGTGAACTGGTGCGCCTGAAGGCCAGTAAAGTTATCCCCGTCGCGCAGCGCTATAACAATCTGGACGTGCCGCAGCTGGAACAGCTGCTGAGTCAACGCAGCACCCAGCAAAGCGATCTGCAAAAAGCCCTGAATGACGCCAGCAGTCTGGTGATCACCGCCCAGACCCGTCCCGAGCGCGCCCAGGCGGAAATCAGCACCAACCAGACGCGCATCCAGCAAATCAACACGCTGCTGAAAATGGGCAAGGACAACGGCAAAAGCCTCAGCGCCGAACAGCGCAACCTGCTCAATGCGGAACTGGCGGCGATCAATGCGCTGACGGTATTGCGTCGCCAGGAACTGGCGGGCAACAGTCAGTTGCAGGATCTGGGCAACAGCCAGCATGACTTGCTGACCGAAAAGGTCGCCCGTCAGGAGCAGGAAATCCAGGAGCTGCAAACCCTGATCAACGACAAGCGTCGCGCCCAGTCGCAACAGACCGTGACGCAGCAATCCCTGGCAGCGGAAAAAGCCGGCAGCAGCAGCCTGCTGGCCACCGAAAGCGCCGCCAACCTCAAACTCTCCGACTACTTGCTGCGCGGCACCGACCGCCTCAATGAGCTGACCCAGCAGAACCTCAAGACCAAGCAACAGCTGGATAACCTGACCCAAAGTGATCAGGCACTGGACGAACAGATCAACGTGCTGCGCGGCAGTCTGCTGCTGTCGAAAATCCTCTACAAGCAGAAACAGGCACTGCCGCATCTGCAACTGGACAAAGGCCTGGCCGACGAAATCGCCGACATCCGCCTGTATCAGTTCGAGGTCAATCAGCAGCGCGAACAGATGAGCAGCCCGGCGTCCTACGTCGAAAAACTGTTGGCCACTCAGCCGCCTGAAGATGTCACCCCGCTGTTGCGCAAAACCCTCATGGACATGGCGACTACGCGCAGCGATCTGCTGGAGCGCCTGAACCGCGAGTTGAGTTCACTGCTCAACGAATCCATCACGCTGCAGCTCAATCAGAAGCAGCTGGTCAGCACCGCCATGAGCCTGCGCGAAACGCTGGACGAGCAGATGTTCTGGATCCCCAGCAACAAACCGCTGGACATCGAGTGGTTTCAAGGCATCTGGCCGCGCCTGCAAAAACAGGTCACGACTTTACCTTGGGCATCGAGTGTCAGCGAGCTGAGCGACGGCCTGACCCAACGTCCGCTGCTGTTTCTGCCGCTGCTGCTGTTGATCGGCGTACTGACGTGGAAGCGCAAGGCGCTCTACCACAAGCTCAACCGCTTGCACGCCGACATCGGCCACTTCAAGCGTGACAGCCAGTGGCAGACGCCGCTGGCGATCCTGATCAATATTCTGCTGGCCATGCCGCTGGCGCTCGCTTTGGCGCTGTGCGGCTATGCGCTGCAGATCGACGCACGCGGGCAAAACGCCAATCTGGGCGCGGCATTGCTGCAAATTTCTTTGGCCTGGCTGGTGTTCTACACGGCCTACCGGATATTGGCGCCGGGCGGCGTCGCGCAACTGCATTTCCGTTGGGAAAAGGCGCAGGTCGAATTCCTGCAACGCTGGATTCGCCGCCTGGGTCTGGTGGTTCTGGCGTTGGTGGCGGTGGTTGCCGTCGCCGAACATCAACCCGCCGCGCTGGCCGACGACGTACTGGGCATCGGCGTGGTCCTGGCCTGTTACGGTCTGATGGCCTGGTTGCTCAGTCGTCTGCTGCTGGTCAGCCCGACCCACCACAATGCTTCGCTGTTTCGCAGAGCCGTCGGCCTGGCGTTTACCGCCCTGCCCATCGCGCTGTTTGTCGCGGTGTGCTTCGGCTATTACTACACCGCGCTGAAACTCAGCGATCGCTTGATCGACACCCTGTATCTGCTGATGTTCTGGCTGGTCGTCGAAGCTGCGTTCGTGCGCGGCCTCGGGGTTGCGGCGCGGCGCCTGGCGTATCAGCGCGCCCTTGCCAAACGCCAGGCCGCCAAGGAAAGCGGCGATGGCGATATGGTCGTCGAAGAGCCGACGCTGGACATCGAGCAGGTCAACCAGCAATCCCTGCGCCTGATTCGTCTGGCGCTGCTGGCCGGCTTCATCGGCGCGCTGTATTGGGTGTGGTCGGACTTGATCACCGTGTTCTCGTACCTGGACAACATCACCCTGTACGAATACACCAGCGGCACCGGCGCGACCATGAGCATGGTGCCGATCAGCCTCGGCGACATGATTGGCGCGCTGGTGATCATCGTCATCACCTTCGTCCTGGCCAGCAACTTGCCCGGTCTGCTGGAAGTCCTGGTGCTGTCGCGCCTGAGCCTGGCTCAGGGCAGCGCTTATGCCACGACCACGCTGCTGTCCTACGCCATCGCCGGCGTCGGTTTCGTCTCGACGTTATCGGCACTCGGCGTGAGCTGGGACAAATTGCAATGGCTGGTGGCGGCGCTGTCGGTCGGCCTGGGTTTCGGCATGCAGGAAATCTTCGCCAACTTCATCTCCGGCATCATGATCCTCTTCGAGCGCCCGGTACGTATCGGCGACACCATCACCATCGGCAACCTGTCGGGCACGGTCAGCAAGATCCGCATCCGCGCCACGACCATCACCGATTTTGATCGCAAGGACATCATCGTCCCGAACAAGACCTTCATTACCGGGCAACTGATCAACTGGTCGCTGACCGACACCATTACCCGCGTAACCCTCAAGCTCGGCGTCGATTACGGCTCCGATCTGGAACTGGTGCGCCGCCTGTTGCTCAAGGCGGCACAGGACAACCCGCGCGTCCTGAAAGACCCGGCGCCGATTGTGTACTTCCTGAGTTTCGGCGAAAGCACGCTGGATCACGAGTTGCGCATGCACGTGCGCGATCTGGGCGACCGTAACCCGGTGCTCGACGAGATCAACCGCTTCATCAGCAGCGAGTTCAAGAAGCAGCACATCAACATCTCGTTCCGGCAGATGGAGGTTTACCTGAAGAACCTGCACGGCCAGGAATACAAACTGGTGCCAGTCGAGGACGAGCCGTCGAATCCAAACGGGCCGCTCAAGCTCGATCAGGAGTCTACCGACGAACCGGTCAAGACCACCACGCCGATAAAACCGGCACCGAAAGACGCGCCCGAGCCACCGGAACTGCGCCTGGACTGA
- the trxC gene encoding thioredoxin TrxC has protein sequence MSESMMIPCPHCNGLNRIPAERLGDQPKCGRCKQPVLLSKPFNLTEGDYASQIKGDLPLLVDVWAEWCGPCKSFAPIFEQAAAELSGRCRLAKLDSEANQQLSGQLGIRSIPSLILFRNGKEVARQSGAFPLQQLLAWLKSQGI, from the coding sequence ATGTCCGAATCAATGATGATCCCCTGCCCCCACTGCAACGGGCTGAACCGCATCCCTGCCGAGCGCCTGGGTGATCAGCCCAAATGCGGGCGCTGCAAACAGCCGGTGCTGCTGAGCAAACCGTTCAATCTGACTGAAGGCGATTACGCCAGCCAGATCAAGGGCGATCTGCCGCTGCTGGTGGATGTCTGGGCTGAGTGGTGCGGGCCGTGCAAGTCGTTTGCGCCGATCTTCGAGCAGGCGGCTGCCGAATTGTCCGGACGCTGCCGTCTGGCCAAGCTGGACAGCGAAGCCAACCAGCAGCTCTCGGGGCAACTGGGCATACGTTCAATTCCCAGCCTGATCCTGTTCAGGAACGGCAAGGAAGTCGCCCGCCAAAGCGGCGCGTTCCCGTTACAGCAGTTGCTCGCCTGGCTGAAAAGTCAGGGCATTTGA
- a CDS encoding YdiU family protein, with amino-acid sequence MKALDELTFDNRFARLGDAFSTSVLPEPIADPRLVVASDAALALLDLDPAQAEQPVFAEIFSGHKLWADADARAMVYSGHQFGSYNPRLGDGRGLLLGEVYNDAGEHWDLHLKGAGQTPYSRMGDGRAVLRSSIREFLASEALHALGIPSSRAACVIGSSTPVWREKQERAAMVLRLAPSHIRFGSFEYFYYTKQPEQLKELGEHVLAMHFPQCLEQAEPYLAMFREIVERNAELIAKWQAYGFCHGVMNTDNMSILGITFDFGPFAFLDDFDQNFICNHSDHEGRYSFSNQVPIGQWNLSALAQALTPFISVEALRETLGLFLPLYQAHYLDLMRRRLGLTSAEEADEQLIGKLLKLMQNSGVDYTLFFRRLGNDPAAQALASLRDDFVDIKGFDAWGQEYLARNARQDNGTEQQRQTRMHAVNPLYILRNYLAQKAIDAAEDGNYQEVRRLHTVLCNPFTEQPGMANYAERPPEWGKHLEISCSS; translated from the coding sequence TTGAAAGCCCTCGACGAACTGACCTTCGATAACCGCTTTGCCCGTCTGGGCGATGCGTTCTCCACTTCGGTACTCCCCGAGCCCATCGCCGACCCGCGCCTGGTGGTTGCCAGCGATGCGGCGTTGGCCTTGCTCGATCTCGATCCTGCACAAGCCGAACAGCCGGTGTTCGCCGAAATCTTCAGCGGCCACAAATTGTGGGCCGACGCAGATGCTCGGGCGATGGTGTATTCGGGGCATCAGTTCGGTTCCTACAATCCGCGCCTGGGCGACGGGCGCGGCCTGCTGCTGGGCGAGGTCTACAACGACGCGGGCGAGCATTGGGACTTGCACCTCAAGGGCGCTGGCCAGACGCCGTATTCGCGCATGGGTGATGGCCGCGCGGTGCTGCGCTCCTCGATCCGTGAATTTCTCGCCTCCGAAGCGCTGCACGCGCTGGGCATTCCCAGCAGCCGCGCCGCCTGCGTGATCGGCTCCAGCACGCCGGTCTGGCGGGAAAAACAGGAACGTGCGGCAATGGTTCTGCGTCTGGCGCCGAGTCATATTCGCTTTGGCAGCTTCGAATATTTTTACTACACCAAGCAGCCGGAACAACTCAAGGAACTGGGCGAGCACGTGTTGGCCATGCACTTTCCGCAGTGCCTTGAACAGGCCGAACCCTATCTGGCGATGTTCCGGGAAATCGTCGAGCGCAATGCCGAACTGATCGCCAAGTGGCAGGCCTATGGTTTCTGCCACGGCGTGATGAACACCGACAACATGTCGATTCTGGGCATCACCTTCGATTTCGGGCCGTTCGCGTTTCTTGATGACTTCGACCAGAACTTTATCTGCAACCATTCCGATCACGAAGGCCGCTACTCCTTCAGCAATCAGGTACCCATCGGCCAATGGAACCTCAGCGCGCTGGCCCAGGCATTGACGCCATTCATCAGTGTCGAAGCCCTGCGCGAAACCCTCGGCTTGTTCCTGCCGCTGTATCAGGCGCACTACCTGGACCTGATGCGCCGCCGCCTGGGCCTGACCAGCGCCGAAGAGGCTGACGAACAACTGATCGGAAAACTGCTCAAGCTGATGCAAAACAGCGGCGTGGATTACACCCTGTTCTTCCGCCGTCTGGGCAACGATCCTGCCGCTCAAGCCCTGGCTTCACTGCGCGACGACTTCGTCGACATCAAGGGCTTCGACGCCTGGGGCCAGGAATACCTGGCCCGCAACGCCCGGCAAGACAACGGCACAGAGCAACAGCGCCAGACGCGCATGCACGCGGTCAACCCGCTGTACATCCTGCGCAACTACCTTGCACAAAAAGCCATCGATGCCGCCGAAGACGGCAACTACCAAGAAGTCCGCCGCCTGCACACCGTGCTGTGCAACCCCTTCACCGAACAACCCGGCATGGCTAACTACGCCGAACGCCCGCCGGAGTGGGGGAAACATCTGGAGATAAGCTGCTCGTCTTGA